The following coding sequences are from one Triticum dicoccoides isolate Atlit2015 ecotype Zavitan chromosome 4A, WEW_v2.0, whole genome shotgun sequence window:
- the LOC119289927 gene encoding uncharacterized protein LOC119289927, with protein sequence MAPRDIKIKANTIDDAAGGILRILEGASKHERNIYFHGWCGLGASATLRMVAQRLKSSAAEEMKFDKVVHVDCSLWQGMRALQKAIVEELELPQSVMAIFDQHDEEDDFDGIDQGSRGVILEVTEEIFRKLVNSTFVVIFHNGSGHYIDLYQCGVPVTIFLSNKVLWTWGRRLRLIDRSDVDEVHKTPTEADIVVRGLEFMGNILHEEAAEVAKYIGILEPDRIVECLQYIWARRRVSRIDWETHASNYWVCDGIIQEQDNISRWKVGDALHRFIHLDWMKEVDNPYRKARGLRTYQKKEDNPYANWIDSSLSSSNDRWVSATHQALLHDIDVLPPQATSFFLLAGGKVILPAGIFQNNNRLRVLHLSWCTFSFTLPPFLCCSHLRFLLLDHCTDVKEEEHQISNQNGSCFQKLWVLDLRNTEWYSNTMLCLMDELRELNVDGVKDWMRIVELCGSRDRLVKLRVAASPDYVTEIIMHQPAPNISNASHLKTIILENCVGLEQVVPEVLPPLLESFSFIITNVAIPKISSISFPGRAKLKSMLLRGVMKNLQELDLSGTSIKTLDLREVVALNLKRIILLGCEKLQAIQWPPPIKMAILEMMHIETIRSRSTSGHANWEEKAKETSAATGSSCIVAIAATSPAPTFDCYISVRDARLLRSLRPVIVCFNCCRGVRGPFTLLDIDFSTMSEEDSDLGGHIEIAYVHANSIVVGDSGCGQGIRQLDHYLYERDITFQDHLHAVAANEGAICSMWASPPAVVAEELTGWYIRIQDEEEMRSELLQNQSRTQGTSALIPGYICDRAKKLHVHDSLSITSIPFPYVMVFPYDFIDWRSIVRQSWSHLGWCQIERCPNLSSVFATPTLDGDEESHSNGFECFRQLNTFWASQLLKARFIWMCSTMFLPNNNSFQNLTFLHLDYCPRLIHVLPLSAHMTTLPQLATLEIVCCGDLMEIFPLDPERQKKQTIIYFPKLKRIHLHDLPRLQCICGSKMLAPKLKTIKIRGCWSLKHLPAVAKQYPEVDCESDWWDNLEWDEGDANHHPSLYKPRHSRYYKKAQLPRGTILR encoded by the exons ATGGCGCCGAGG GACATCAAGATCAAAGCAAATACCATCGATGATGCAGCAGGTGGGATACTCCGTATTTTGGAGGGTGCGAGCAAACACGAACGAAATATCTACTTCCATGGCTGGTGTGGACTTGGAGCATCCGCTACTCTGAGAATGGTAGCCCAACGCTTGAAATCATCAGCCGCTGAAGAAATGAAGTTTGACAAGGTTGTTCATGTGGATTGCTCATTGTGGCAAGGAATGAGAGCCCTGCAAAAGGCAATTGTTGAGGAGCTGGAGCTTCCCCAATCGGTGATGGCCATATTCGACCAGCACGATGAGGAGGATGATTTCGATGGGATAGACCAAGGCTCCAGAGGGGTGATATTGGAGGTCACAGAGGAGATCTTCAGAAAGCTTGTTAACAGTACATTTGTTGTGATTTTTCACAACGGGAGCGGCCACTACATTGATTTGTACCAGTGTGGTGTCCCTGTAACAATATTTTTGAGTAACAAGGTGTTGTGGACCTGGGGCAGGAGGCTCCGACTCATTGACAGATCTGATGTTGATGAAGTCCATAAAACTCCGACTGAGGCTGATATTGTCGTGAGAGGTCTAGAATTTATGGGAAATATATTGCATGAAGAGGCCGCAGAGGTTGCTAAGTACATTGGTATTCTTGAGCCTGACAGAATAGTTGAGTGCCTCCAGTACATCTGGGCAAGAAGACGTGTCAGCCGTATCGACTGGGAAACACATGCTTCAAACTATTGGGTATGTGATGGGATTATACAAGAGCAAGACAATATATCTAGATGGAAGGTTGGTGATGCTCTGCACAGATTCATACACTTGGATTGGATGAAGGAGGTAGATAATCCCTACCGAAAGGCCAGGGGTCTCCGAACTTATCAAAAAAAAGAAGATAATCCCTATGCAAATTGGATTGATTCTTCCCTTTCCAGTTCTAATGACCGTTGGGTTTCCGCCACACACCAAGCCCTGCTACATGATATTGATGTTCTTCCTCCTCAGGCGACATCCTTCTTCCTCCTAGCTGGTGGCAAGGTGATATTACCAGCTGGCATTTTCCAGAACAACAATAGGCTGCGTGTGCTACATCTATCTTGGTGCACCTTCAGTTTTACATTGCCTCCCTTCCTCTGTTGCAGCCACCTAAGATTCCTCTTGTTGGACCATTGCACAGATGTAAAAGAGGAGGAGCATCAAATCAGTAACCAAAATGGATCATGTTTCCAAAAGCTATGGGTGTTGGACCTGAGGAATACAGAGTGGTACTCAAACACAATGTTGTGTTTAATGGATGAACTCAGGGAGCTGAATGTGGATGGAGTCAAGGATTGGATGAGGATAGTTGAACTATGTGGCAGTAGAGATAGACTTGTCAAGCTCCGAGTTGCAGCTAGCCCGGACTATGTAACAGAAATAATCATGCACCAGCCAGCTCCTAACATATCCAATGCGAGCCACCTTAAGACAATAATCCTTGAGAATTGTGTTGGATTGGAACAAGTTGTCCCCGAGGTTCTGCCCCCATTGCTCGAGTCATTTAGTTTCATCATCACTAATGTTGCTATTCCTAAGATATCTAGCATCTCCTTCCCGGGCCGTGCCAAATTGAAGAGTATGCTGCTAAGAGGTGTGATGAAGAACCTCCAGGAGCTGGACCTCTCAGGAACATCGATTAAGACCCTTGACCTCAGAGAAGTTGTAGCACTGAACCTCAAGCGGATCATCCTATTGGGTTGTGAGAAGCTGCAAGCAATACAATGGCCACCACCTATCAAAATGGCAATCTTGGAGATGATGCACATTGAAACCATCCGATCTAGATCAACATCTGGCCATGCTAATTGGGAAGAAAAGGCCAAGGAGACTAGTGCTGCTACAGGGTCATCATGTATTGTTGCAATCGCTGCTACAAGTCCAGCTCCAACCTTTGATTGCTACATTTCTGTAAGGGATGCAAGACTCCTTAGGTCGCTAAGGCCCGTCATAGTATGTTTCAACTGTTGTAGAGGAGTGAGAGGACCTTTTACCTTACTAGATATCGACTTCTCTACAATGTCTGAAGAAGATTCTGACTTAGGTGGACATATAGAGATAGCTTATGTTCATGCAAATAGCATTGTTGTTGGTGATAGCGGATGTGGTCAAGGAATTAGACAACTTGATCATTATTTATATGAAAGAGATATCACGTTTCAAGACCACCTGCATGCTGTTGCTGCTAATGAAGGTGCAATCTGCTCGATGTGGGCTAGCCCGCCTGCTGTTGTTGCCGAAGAGTTAACGGGCTGGTATATCCGCATACAAGATGAAGAGGAGATGAGGAGTGAATTGCTGCAGAATCAGAGCAGGACCCAAGGAACTAGTGCTTTAATCCCTGGTTATATATGTGATCGTGCTAAGAAGCTGCATgtgcatgacagcttgtccatcacTAGCATCCCATTCCCATATGTTATGGTTTTCCCATATGATTTTATAGATTGGCGCTCTATTGTTAGACAATCCTGGAGCCACCTTGGATGGTGTCAGATTGAGAGGTGCCCCAACCTAAGCTCTGTCTTTGCTACTCCCACCTTGGATGGTGATGAGGAAAGCCATTCTAATGGGTTTGAATGCTTTCGTCAGTTGAACACGTTCTGGGCATCCCAGCTCCTGAAGGCACGCTTCATCTGGATGTGCAGCACAATGTTCCTACCCAATAATAATTCCTTTCAAAACCTAACCTTCTTGCACCTAGACTATTGTCCGAGGCTCATACATGTTCTCCCCTTATCCGCACATATGACTACCTTACCTCAATTAGCAACCCTCGAGATCGTGTGTTGTGGCGATCTCATGGAGATCTTCCCTTTGGACCCTGAGCGCCAAAAGAAGCAAACAATTATATATTTCCCCAAGCTGAAGCGCATCCACCTGCATGATCTCCCTAGGCTCCAGTGCATATGTGGGAGTAAGATGTTAGCGCCAAAGCTCAAGACTATCAAGATAAGGGGCTGCTGGAGCCTCAAGCACTTGCCTGCTGTTGCCAAGCAATACCCCGAGGTGGACTGCGAGAGTGATTGGTGGGACAACTTGGAGTGGGACGAGGGGGATGCGAACCACCACCCTTCTCTCTACAAGCCAAGGCACTCGAGGTACTACAAGAAGGCCCAGCTGCCAAGAGGCACCATACTCAG GTAA